The DNA sequence CAGCATGGTGTAAATATAGTTGAGTTTACAAAGCAGTTTAATGCAAGAACAGCAGACCAGGGAGATTTGATCATCCCTGTTGTTATCACAGTTTATGCAGATAGAAGCTTTAGTTTCATAACTAAGACTCCACCGGCTGCAGTTTTACTTAAGAAAGCATGTAAGATCGCTTCAGGTTCAGGTGTACCTAACAAAACAAAAGTGGCTAAGATTACAAGAGCACAGCTTGAGGAAATAGCTACTCTTAAGATGCCTGACCTTAACGCAGCAAATATTGATTCAGCTATCTCTATGATAGCAGGTACAGCCCGTTCAATGGGTATCACAGTAGAAGACTAATTTAGGAGGGAATATACATGAAACACGGAAAAAGATATGTTGAAGCTGCCAAATTAGTTGATCGTAGCGTACAATATGATGCAAGCGAGGCAGTAG is a window from the Lachnoanaerobaculum umeaense genome containing:
- the rplK gene encoding 50S ribosomal protein L11; amino-acid sequence: MAKKVTGYIKLQIPAGKATPAPPVGPALGQHGVNIVEFTKQFNARTADQGDLIIPVVITVYADRSFSFITKTPPAAVLLKKACKIASGSGVPNKTKVAKITRAQLEEIATLKMPDLNAANIDSAISMIAGTARSMGITVED